One stretch of Paenibacillus sp. FSL R5-0341 DNA includes these proteins:
- a CDS encoding sugar O-acetyltransferase, which translates to MTEKEKSQLGLLYNANYDKELIEERLHAKGLCYDYNQLHPAKINEREALIKKLLGKTTDRFLIEQPFVCDYGYNIEIGENFYSNHNIVMLDGGKISFGDNVFVAPNCGFYTAGHPYDVEQRNEGLEIVGPITVGNNVWIGGGVTVLAGVTIGDNTIIGAGSVVTKSIPSGVIAAGNPCRVIRKITEEDKTKYSRDVVKNI; encoded by the coding sequence ATGACTGAAAAAGAAAAATCTCAATTAGGGCTCTTATATAATGCCAATTACGATAAAGAGTTGATTGAAGAGCGTCTACACGCCAAAGGACTTTGTTACGATTATAACCAGCTCCATCCCGCCAAGATCAATGAAAGAGAAGCGTTAATCAAGAAACTGCTGGGGAAAACGACAGACCGTTTCCTGATTGAACAGCCATTTGTATGTGATTACGGCTATAATATTGAAATTGGTGAGAACTTCTATAGCAATCATAATATTGTCATGCTGGATGGAGGAAAAATAAGTTTTGGAGATAACGTTTTTGTTGCTCCCAATTGCGGATTTTATACTGCAGGCCACCCTTATGATGTTGAGCAGCGCAATGAAGGTCTGGAGATCGTTGGACCCATCACGGTGGGCAATAATGTATGGATCGGTGGCGGTGTGACAGTTCTTGCCGGAGTGACGATTGGAGATAATACGATCATCGGCGCAGGGAGCGTAGTCACCAAGAGTATACCGTCTGGCGTGATTGCTGCGGGTAATCCTTGCAGGGTCATTCGCAAGATAACGGAAGAAGACAAAACAAAGTACAGCAGGGATGTAGTGAAGAACATATAG
- a CDS encoding glycoside hydrolase family 1 protein: protein MSNSQNQTYQFPENFLWGGAIAANQAEGAYNQGGKGLSTQDVAPKGIMGPITEEPTEDNMKLIGIDLYHRYKEDVKLFAEMGFKVFRTSIAWSRIFPKGDELEPNEEGLQFYDDLFDECHKYGIEPLVTLSHYETPLHLSKEYDGWVNRKMVGFYERYVTAVFKRYKNKVNYWLTFNEINSILEAPFMSGGIYTPKEKLSKQDLYQAIHHEFVASASAVKLCHDIIPTAQIGCMMLSMPTYPLTPNPDDMIKVMEFEHSNYFFGDVHVRGRYPGYMKRYFQENGIEIQMEAGDEEMLLNTVDFISFSYYMSICQTADPEKQVAGEGNLLGGVPNPYLPASEWGWQIDPQGLRYVLNMFYDRYQKPLFIVENGLGAVDELITGAEGEKTVEDDYRIQYLNDHLVQVGEAIKDGVEIMGYTSWGCIDVVSASSAQLKKRYGYIYVDRHDDGSGTLERYRKKSFHWYKEVISSNGKSLQR from the coding sequence ATGAGTAACTCTCAAAATCAAACCTATCAATTCCCGGAAAATTTCCTTTGGGGTGGCGCAATTGCAGCCAACCAGGCTGAAGGTGCATACAATCAAGGCGGCAAAGGCCTGTCTACTCAGGACGTAGCTCCCAAAGGCATCATGGGGCCAATCACGGAAGAACCTACTGAGGATAACATGAAACTGATCGGTATCGATCTGTATCATCGCTATAAGGAAGATGTGAAACTGTTTGCCGAGATGGGCTTCAAAGTATTCCGTACTTCCATCGCCTGGTCCCGGATTTTCCCGAAAGGTGATGAGTTGGAACCGAATGAAGAAGGTCTGCAATTCTACGACGATCTGTTTGACGAGTGTCACAAATATGGGATCGAACCACTGGTTACACTATCCCACTATGAGACACCTCTTCACTTGTCCAAAGAATACGACGGCTGGGTTAACCGAAAAATGGTTGGATTCTATGAGCGTTATGTAACTGCCGTATTTAAACGTTATAAAAACAAGGTAAATTATTGGCTTACTTTTAATGAAATCAATTCGATCCTTGAAGCACCATTCATGAGCGGCGGCATCTATACGCCGAAGGAGAAGCTCAGCAAACAAGATCTGTATCAAGCGATCCATCATGAGTTTGTAGCCAGTGCTTCTGCTGTGAAGCTCTGTCATGATATTATTCCTACGGCACAGATTGGTTGTATGATGCTTAGCATGCCGACTTACCCGCTGACACCGAATCCAGACGATATGATCAAAGTCATGGAATTCGAGCATAGCAACTATTTCTTCGGTGATGTGCATGTAAGAGGTCGCTACCCTGGTTATATGAAACGTTACTTCCAGGAAAATGGGATCGAGATTCAGATGGAAGCTGGCGACGAGGAAATGCTGCTGAATACAGTAGACTTTATCTCTTTCAGTTATTACATGAGTATCTGTCAGACAGCAGACCCGGAGAAACAAGTCGCAGGAGAAGGTAACCTGCTTGGTGGTGTACCTAACCCTTACCTGCCTGCAAGTGAATGGGGATGGCAGATCGACCCGCAAGGATTGCGTTATGTGCTTAATATGTTCTATGACCGTTATCAAAAACCACTGTTTATTGTAGAAAATGGTCTTGGCGCTGTCGATGAGTTGATCACGGGTGCTGAAGGCGAGAAAACCGTCGAAGATGACTACCGCATCCAGTATTTGAATGATCATCTGGTTCAGGTTGGCGAAGCCATTAAAGATGGCGTGGAGATTATGGGATATACATCATGGGGTTGTATTGATGTTGTCAGTGCGTCTTCTGCCCAGTTGAAAAAACGTTATGGCTACATCTATGTGGATCGTCATGATGATGGATCAGGAACACTCGAACGTTATCGCAAGAAATCCTTCCATTGGTACAAAGAAGTGATCAGCAGTAACGGGAAAAGTTTGCAGCGTTAA